The region TGTTGCGTCTCAGGTCTGCAGGCCGTGCTCCCGGGGTTTCTGCGCGGTCGCTTCGTGGAGGCGGCCCTCAGCTATGTGGCCTGCAGCTCGGAGGGAGAGCTTCTCTGTCACAACAATGACTGCTGGTGTCGCTGCTCCGCACACTTCCCAGCATGCAACTGTCCATTCGCCGACATCCGAGTCATGGAGGAGAACCTGAAGAAGAGCAACGACGCCTGGAGCGAATTCAAAAAACACTTCATGGAGTCAGGTAAcagaggtcaagggtcatcCCTCCTTAATACTGACAGAGACTCTTTAACCCTTTATTACAATTCAGAACGGCAGATTAACTTTCTACAACGATTCAGAGCGGCTAATTAACTCTTTATGAAGATACTACACCTTATTAACGctttatgaatatatataacAGCTATTAACTTAAAACAATTCAGAACATGTTAAACTAGGTTAGTCTAACATCCTAACACTAGTGTTTTGGTGAGGGTTTAGGTTAGTCTAACATCCTAACACTAGTGTTTTGGTGCGGGTTTAGGTTAGTTGAACATCCTAACACTAGTGTTTGGGTGAGGGTTTTGGGACAGGGTGTTTATTAGGATATCGAGTACATTGTGTGATTGTCAAGCAGCAGATTGAGATCCTGAACCAAACCAAGGTACCTTCACACTGGGACGAGCCAGCTGGTCAGAGTCTCTATCTTCTAGCTCAGCCGCCTCAGGTAAAGACCTCTCACCTCCACAACACATCATGTTTCCATCAAGGCCCGTTGGTTGGCTGATGAGGTCGGCCTTTGGTACATGGTGCTTTGTGGGGAACCATTCAGTTGTGAGAAGACTCTTTCTAAGAGGCAAATGGAGAGAGTTGGGGATTATAGGGTTGAGAGCTGAGCATGGGAGATGCTGCCTTTGGCACCAAGCAGTCAACTCATTGAAGCATGACACGGAAggacacacatatatttatttgtgtgagtgtgtgtgtttgtgtgtgtgtgtgactctcccTCGCTCTGCTGCTCTCCTCTAAAGGATGGGGTTACTAAAAGGTAAACTGACTAGGTTCTGGTTGAAACCAAACCTGTCATAGCCTATAGTTAGACTGTAACTATAGGGGATGACAGTTACCATAGCAACCAGCTACTCTGTAGCTGTTACAGGGGAGCCGGTTGCTACGGTTATCAGCACTGGAATGCTGGACACAAGCAATCGTAGCACCTTGAGTTCTACATCGTTTTAATACACCAGCACTCCTGGGGGGTGAGTGTGAAGGAACATTGACCGAGGGCTATCCCAGACCAGGGGGAACTAGGTCAGCCCGGGGGCCCCCAGGTGCCCCGGGGGTATCCCAGACCGGGGGGACCCCCAGGTTCCCGGGGGGCTCCTGCCTGCTGCAGCTGGTTCCCGGGTAGCGGGGGCTgagtaataataaataaaaaaagtaataaatacattttatttaaaggcGCCTTTCATGGCTCTCAAGGACACCGTACATTAGAAAAACATTCATACAATCAGTAGCAGATACGCAAGAAGACACATAAATAAACAGTTCAAATAAAGTGGAAAatgggtgatggtgatgtggtgATGTGGGAAGGGAAGGTCAGGAGGGGTACGCAAATCTGAAAAGGGGAGTCCTGAGCTTTGATTTAAACCGGGATATGGAGTCGGTGTTGCGGATGTCAGGGGGTAGTGCCATCCAGAGCAGGGGAGCAGAGCGGCTGAAGGCCCTGCTCCCCGTCGTGGGGAGACGGGCACAGGGGACAGTGAGGTgtacagaggaggaggggagtgcACGGGAGGGAGTGGCAAATTGAGGTCTGTTAGGTATGTGGGGGCAAGATTATGGATGGCTTTGAAGGTGTAGGGGAGGATTCTAAATTGAATACGGAGATGAACCGGGAGCCAATGAAGCTGGtgaaggacaggggtgatgtggtgagAGGACTGTGTTCTAGCGATGATACGTGCTGCTGAGTTTTGGACCAGTTGGAGTTCACagagtttttttgggggggccgAAGAGGAGGGAGTTGCAGTAGTCAAGCCTTGGAATGAACAGACTGTGAATGAGATGGCAGTGGAGTCAGTGGTGAGGGAGGGCCGGAGACGGTTACAATTGCAGAGGTGAAAATAAGCAATGCgggtgatgttattgctgttaCGTTGTAGAATagtgatggaggaagggaggagtcAGGTTTGGTGGAGAGGTAGAGCTGTGTGTCAAGTGTAAAAGTGAAAGTGACTATTATAGTGACGAAAGATATTGCCGATAGAGGAAGATGGAGGTAGATGCTTAAAAGTAGGGGCCCGAGGACCGAGCCCTGCAGAATGCCtgtggtgacggaggagggTTGGGAAGCGAAGGACTTTAGTTTGATGAACTGAGTGCAGCCTGAGAGGTAGGACTAGAACCAGTTGAAGGGGTGTGATGAATGCCAATGGATGCAAGTCTATTGAGGAGTATGGTGTGGGAGATGGGTTCAaaggccacactcacacaagcaggATGAGGATGGTGAGGAGTCAAGGGTCAGCTGCAATGAGGAGGGCATCcgtcagtgcgtttacatgacacTCAAGAAAGTCAAATTATTGGCTTAGTCcgactatgattggattattaagatgcatgtatacaccttagtctGACTAAAGTCGAGTCAAATCGAGTTACTCATAGTCGAATTAAGCGTGCATGTTTACGGTCAAACGGATTGGAATCGGATTATGCGTTCTGCGCATGCTTGAGATTTTTCCCGGGGAGTGTGAGCTGGAAGTACAAGGAGACGATAGTCCTGTTGTGGTCGCCGTCGGAAAACGAGAAAcagcgatttatttaaaaaggtggcggaagatggaggaagccggtgtcGTGCCAATGTAGTTACCCCCTACAAAAAGTGTAtaatcatcaacatgcattcagtacacactaagcttctgttacgagagtagcgtatgtgtgtgcgcgagaatggcagtgtgtctgtgagtgactGCAGTGTGTGAGTGGACGAGCAAGTTTAGTGAATGAACAAGTCCGGTTGTGTCTGTGCAAACGTGTACTGTTAAGTCAGTTGAACTACGAATAAAGTAGCCAGCCTGTCAAAGAtcgtgtggatcccgatctttgctctgacccgagcctcgtcttaatgcagccaaggagatggaagagcgttatgaataattattagatgattgtgttgtacaatgaaagacagtaaagattcaatatgaatggcaaaataaggatgggattttatttgaacaataaaatatgtgttgggcaaattatagagaggctgagattatagatttcatattcaaaaggcgaaggggtgaaaaaatttaagaaatatatttaagaaatataggcctactcaaagcccaaatcattgatatcataccctatccaataataaagaaatttgaatttgaatggtaacaattccgttaaatcctcgtccccgttttgaacgtctcactcatggctgagtctttctgattagctcttaattgagatcacctgtcacgcacccctttataaggtgaacacaatgggtttgtgttacttttcgcatcggcctgtgtcaatcgaggttgagtttgtgagggttgaaagttttcgatctagattgcagatcactattgtcactttatacaaactgaaagtatgcgttgttgcgtgtttgtttttgtggggatttgactgaacagcccagacaaatattgctaccaacatggcactttgaaacagaccaccgcagtgagtaaaagttattttcctttattaattgttgacgtttttgggctgtctcctcagacacaagccatcagtatccctgctctttgcaccttgacatgcatgtcgccgctgtttgttaacctagctttgctgatttgtatcttgtgatgtgtgtgtttttcttaacaggtgttagatgactgacaagatctatgggggggccccctttgggcccccccataccaacttagtcttcaaaggaatctagtgctatgggactccagtgtcttcaaaacatcctcggaatacatgtgtatgaatggtccaccgaagggttgatctggaagccaccacggtccacgcagtaatctgctgcgtgggccgtagtggcttccagagccatctttcggtcttggtcaggatttgttacagttgtccttcaatgtagcaggctacgggtttctgaagaagcctgctttatgtagcattggagtacaaatattgtgcaaaatgctcatgtaattgcactagcactagtaacctgtagattagcttagtttaacgtcattctgtgctgtctctgtcaaatgtgtggcttactttaagtccacaaggccctctggtaaaccacgttggaacacccctggacaaggtgattagtcactgggtgtgtgctaaagttttgttccatttttcactagttggttaaggtttagtagaattgtttggatgctagcgacgtgatggcgtatgtacaagagcctaccgtggccaggccacagttgcgacggccatggccagatggcctagtgtgagtgcaaccttgattgcatttgtataatgtttaccattggatgtttatgcaatttggcttaattcatccgcagtaaagctgcatttgactattccagggtcgttttgtacaggctttcaattgaccatgttgactagtttgtgggaagtttttttatttttatttttttttttacctttgcttacaatccaacggttgtggccacttatgcaactgggctgtgaaccttgcaattctagttgcatatttgtacacgcaagcttgtccatttctatcgccatcactaacactagcttcagcatttccttgtaggccattagctgacttgtgtattggagcgatgatttgggtattttaagatgcttaaacctaaaataaagcaaaatggctgtctggtgtgcaagagccaatttgttggcttgcagtagtcgaggagttgccgtaggtcgtaagccatctggaggttgtggcaatggaggcttgtggtagatctgccatccaagaaaggttaattcttctgaagcatgattaatagtttagtaaattgaatctattcatatagaactataaaatccaagactgcagccagtaacttggatcgcaatatgtggaaagtattagtcttcatttgtaacaacagaataattaacatgactaactgggtttcttccattttctaactagggggacttgaggGGGActtactttgcccaacagatttgatggcatgactacagggtgacaaagacaattattccctgcctatcaaaagagacttctaaaacatatctgctagaacagttcctatactttttgtataatttggtcatgctgcaaatttactttttgtagttgctccatatttagttctttgacagcctcacctgctagaaaagtctattcaaatcggctaaatataatgaactaaattaatagccatgaaatgttgtcactcatactaatggcaaataccctctttcagttggtggttcaacactgatgtctctctaggcttgagggagagctcacaagtaaattacacgaatgtcctggagcaattgggaatacacttttatttagtctacctgaccagggacatctttgaactataggtcacctaacccaaacttttcactcttgttaggttgtccttttctcttgttttaacccgaaagggctgaaatatcaacatttcaggtattctgtttggataatgtgcaaaacttgtggcttcactaataaaaaaaattaacaaatgtatttttcttaatgtggttaaactatttaaagatttgtatgcaaaatatttctgctcaatttgtggtcaatgaaactgacattttttaatttgataaaacacaactatgggttaaaggtatttgctttgggcatcttttgatatttttagaatctagctccattgccgttagaaatagtgtctcccagtactgcaaagtgcttccacaagtttaaaaaagaatgggcagaaaaggaactgccaactacaTCTACggtatttaacatgggtagaaagtttccatggaagctcttggctgctggttcccaacacagctccactgttagcctgtgaccttgcgtttaacttttgtcaacttttggtgactttcacaaaagggaaatgaactggttaatacaataaacaagacatttcatggtacaaTTTTGAACtgtgtggatattgcattaaatccatatgcttgaaacttttcaataatgcatatcaacgaaacaatggaatgaaataaatagttcaagcaatttgtgggacttggctgcttttacattattactcattttgggggttatttcagtctctccaacctgcaggtcgtgcaaagaatcatgtgaatgggaatattctataaatgtcttgatatcatctttcgtctcaacacttctgctgcagccgctgttgaagcgtatgagtcctttgagaccccctttgataaaaggggttctcaaatgttgaccctcagtcacctattgcatcacttcctttagggcctcggcctcctaattgatcattatagtataattgaatgccctctttcatatataatacctccaccactgggacgtggcaaaaattctccaaatccatatgggggggatgcttgtggacagtaggggtgtatactcgacataaataggaagcaaactcatctcacaaatgagtaatgacatctcacaaatatttatttaataaattgtttcaatttataaaaatccaatggcaaaacccgttggctttttgtcgagggaatccagggcgacgctcacttccgggttggccaacatacgtcatccctccactactctactgtaaaaacacatgttcaagttgaatgagaataataataattctgccatttatttaagggggggggggggggggggggaaacaagtcttttggccatttgtagtgttgatcagcagagaaataatttgtccgcaaagacggtgacgtcgcttagcaacggtagatgctggggtagacaagtcaccggactactacccatgcaagtgaacggagcgttccacggcattgagaagacccgtgtaataaaggcctataatatttctgtttatggcatagatttctcctcagattaggccaataaaccaatggtaaaataaaaataaaaacgctcgatcaaaggcccggcccgagtatagtggtgggaaatttcgacccgacccggcccgcgtcgggctcgggctcgggcagagaatctaaacactgactggaactacttagcaggtgtctgtagggctatagagtggcgaagtcacgccccttccggtagagctcatgggacctatgagatcgaaaaatatgaatggttgtcgatggagagaaaattattattttctggtcccggtctttatatgccctggattacacatatgttgtttttggatttaaatgataatttttcatgcaaagagttcaaccgtttattgtgcaattgttcagataaaggctgtagagaaaacacaacgagaaagactacacggctcgtatgtgacgtcacgctccctgcgactggcgtggagaagaccgacaatcttcccatcggcataaatgaaactctgcacgtgccccgacttataatggttttcacctctttcgatgcttttatcctccccttggaaacagcggtgaagtggggcagagagatcgccatctctgtgccgagttccaagtgcgggtgttgtgacgtatatcatatgcgtcgagagcagcgaagagctgtagttcacaaagcggcctcacataaaacctaaaattatcaatcttcttcacgaaaatttttagttttctttgcaaaaaaaattatcattcaaatccacaaacaacatatgtgtaatccagggcacataaagactgggaccagaaaataattattttctctccattgacacccattcatatttttcgatctcataggtcccatgagctctaccggaaggggcgtgacttcgccactctatatcaggagttaatgcacgcactgcagccaatcagaatcagagtattcccccagaccgtggtctaaacaatattattcacgagttataaacaacccctacacatcaatattaatgataaccctgtggaaattgccataagtgagagacacaatttcgcacgttgagcacacagttgtgtgactcgtttatttagtaagagagaaacaggaaatcaaaacgtgctgaaggtaaacaaatcccgcatgggctctgaagtcatgagacgctcgtaatccttcaAAGGGAcatcgatccctgaaccaccgagacagtaaacgacatgcctaacacaattgaaagaacaacacataacaaaatactgtaggtgaattatgttacactcactacaacccattaaatacggtatgatttctagatgtcatggcaacgtccgctcgcgacactggacttgcgatcgaggcatcgacgcggacgttcattcacatagccaaaaacaagagaatagatggctagataaaataaacatccagacatacaattctaaaaagaacagatgaagcagctacccttttttccttcgcggtttgcctacagagcagcgcacctgcatttaatataggcctatccgtgtattgtcacaatttctcagtatcaaaggtgaaagtagaaacgggtggccaaaagctgtcatattgttagttatcacagacaattttaagtagaaacgggtggccaaaagctgtaatttgttagttatcacggacaattttcaacaatgaatgatctgtacggagctccataagggacattagggagaacgctccccgacagaaccttagtttggaagtcatgcttagtgacacgacaaatagcctacttccaattgaaatacaaaatttagaacataggcctacgtgtccctgatcacgtttcaatagattaaataacgtgacagtgtcacgtattttcgtgagaccatacccgtacttccatgagtatacttaaaggaagtatactatccgcactatctactacgttattttttcagatgtgagtgctgttccaaatcgagtactccgtggtgcactaaccggaaattacgatcacgactgccaccgtggctactcccccgcaataaacatcccgctttgaacggcgaactctttacgcctagcagctataaaaactacaaaatgactctattaatgcaggctatgtggaaaatgcgccgactttggctcagcctggctccgcctcttccgccacgtagctaagatggctgccgttgagtacggggagtgtccttcgatccacaggATTAGCCCgctttgagtacggcatccgggtccttgaagtatacttcttttcgccggatcttactcaaattttggctagtaagtacggacagtacgggtattggaacacggcacaggttcgagcgtgtgcatgggttgaattgcgtgtgtctcacgccgaatgcatgagacatgagagccctgtacttacgtgacacaaaccagcaccgcaaacgttctctcccgcttgagatgacgtctttctttataggttcatgggtctgattcgccgatttcccatgctgatatccccgaagattctcgggcatcttcgacaatttggctatagattgtctcattacacgctaaataatataattatagcctaattatatatataattaggcaatatatatatatatatatatatatatatatatacacatatagcatttgtgattttggcataaacataactagggtgcactgtactatctgcgcacaccctttctgaagcctctctctcgctctctctctctctctctctctctgtccctccctctctctctttctctctcgtaccgttttgtggagcacgttaattgtcttagaacacttccattcagaatgcattggtttacatttcgttctgtgtaacacgcaaaaagtcgaactatcgtgctctggaacacgcttcaatagattaacgttcgtgcgcaggagcacgcaatcgcgtgataccgggttggaccgagaggtcggaacaGTGGAGCGTctgagaaatgacatggacccgaagtgaacctacagctgtctactgaaaacatctgtCTCGAATGCTGCGACCGCCTTAGATTGTTGTTGCTAGTGACGTAAAGAGGTTAACTGGTCGCTCTATTACCACTAGTGGAAATGGGCACAGCGCCACCTATCTTACGGGGGTATGAAATCATTCGACCAATGAATAGATTTCCTCACCGCCATGTATACTgagacaattgcagttgtccgaTTGAGGAGCATAGTTGAACTATGGCTTTAATCGGATTAAGCAAGTGATTTGAATGAGGGCCGTTGCAGTGGTATTGAGGGGGCGGAATCCAGACTGGAATTGTTCATACAGATTGTGGTGGGATAGATGAGAACGGAGCTGAGGGGTGACTATTTTATCTAATATTTTGGAAATGAATGGAAATGTTGGAAATTGGACGAAAATTGTTGAAGTAGTTGGGGTCAactccattttatttatttttttaaataggggTTATGCCGGTGGCGAGGGAGGAGTTAATGAGGTCTGATAtgaggtggagcagagagggaagGTAAGCTTTAACCAGGACTGTGGGGAGGGCGTCAAGGTGACAGGAGGAAGTTTTGGATTTATGAATGAGTTTGTTGATTCCAGAGAGAGACGGCAGCgtgaaggcagagagagaccgggTGACAGTTGGAAATCAGAGGCTCCGTCAGGGTGGGGGTTAGTGGCGAGTAGTGTCTGATGCACTGAAGAAGACAAGAAGCTCCCAGCGCTGCCCGTCTTCCAGCCCGCCGTCAGCAACTGCAGGTCGGGTCCTTCCCCAGGaggctctcagcctctctccatcgctcactAGTGGTTTCCTCCTCAGATGAGTTCAAGTCCTTCCTGCGGCGCCTCCCCACGCACCACTTCCTGAATGTGTCCCAGATCGCTGAGTCCTGGACCGGCGACCTCCAGCTGCAGAAGCGCTTCGCCCAGCTGGAGGTCAGCAGCGCTCTGATCCTGGGGAAAGCCCGCAAGACGGTCCGCAAGCTGTTTACCCTGAGCAGGAGGTGTCCCCGGCGGCCCCGCATCCACCTGCCCAGGGAGAGGTACAGGCTGTACAACACTGAGAATACAGGCTGTACAACACTGAGAATACAGGCTGTAGAAACACTGTGAATagcttgcagtgtgtgtgtgtgtgtgtgtgtgtgtgtgtgtgtgtgtgtgtgtgtgtgtgtgtgtgtgtgtgtgtgtgtgtgtgtgtgtgtgtgtgtgtgtgtgtgtgtgtgtgtgtgtgtgtgtgcagggggctGGCGTCCTTGTGGTCCCGGGtcctgtctcagtgtgtgtgtgtgtgtgtgtgtgtgtgtgtgtgtgtccgggtccctcctcagtgtgtgtgtgtgtgtgtgtgtgtgtgtgtcccggctctccctcagtgtgtgtgtgtgtgtgtgtgtgtgtgtgtccgggtccctcctcagtgtgtgtgtgtgtgtgtgtgtgtgtgtgtgtgtgtgtcccggccctccctcagtgtgtgtgtgtgtgtgtgtgtgtgtgcagggggctGGCGTCCTTGTGGTCCCGGGtcctgtctcagtgtgtgtgtgtgtgtgtccgggtccctcctcagtgtgtgtgtgtgtgtgtgtcccggccctccctcagtgtgtgtgtgtgtgtgattgcagggGGCTCTCCTCCTGGTGGTCCGGGGTCCAGTCTCTGCTCTACTGCAGCGAGCGCGGCGCCCTGGGCTCCTTCTCAGAGGAGGGGCGGAGCTGCACCTGTCCTGCGGAGCAGCCCTCCTGCCAGGGGTCCGTGCCCTGTGTGgtgggctcctcccccagctcctgcTCCGCCTGCGCTCCTGACAACACCACCCGCTGTGGGGCCTGTCACCACAGCAACTTCCTCCATTTTGGATCCTGCCGGCCGAGCGTCGCAGCGTCTCTGGACCGCTACCTGAACTTTGACCTGGACATGGCCGACAGCGAGGTAGCGCCCCCCTCCCGCAGGACATGTGGAACTGTTACTGTTAACAGGGACCTCACAGTGTCTGTTAACAGTGATTCCATAGTGCCTGTGATTACAGTGATTCCATAGTGCCTGTGATTACAGTAACTTCACAGTGTCTGTGTTTACATTGATTCCATAGTGTCTGTGTTTACAGTGACTTCACAGTGTCTTGTCGTAGTGCCTCATGATACGCCAATCTGCCTCCAGGTGAAATATCTGCTACAGCGTCTGGACAGCAGAGTGGAGGTCCACGCCATCTACATCAGCAACGATGTTCGCTTGGGCAGTTGGTTCAATCCTGcttggaggaagaggatgttgtTGACACTGAAGAGCAACAAGAACAAGTCCAACCTCCTCCACATGCTGATGGGAATCTCCTTCCAGATCTGCTCCACTAAGAACTCCACCTTAGAGCCGGTTCCCGCCATCTACGTCAATCCGTTTGGAGGGAGCCACTCTGAGAGCTGGTTCATGCCGGTTAATCAGCCAGTGTTCCCTGACTGGGAGAGGACTCGACTGGACCCCCCCATGACCACAGCCCTGTGTTACAACTGGACTCTGACGCTGGGCAACAAGTGGAAGTCTTTTTTTGAAACGGTGCACATTTACCTGCGAAGCCGTATCGTAACGGACGACCCTGTGGTCAACGAAACACTGTTCTATGAGCCGCTGGACGGGGAAGACCAGACGTCAAACATGGGCTCCATGAAGATCAACAGCTTGAAGGTGTTTGGATACAGCATGCCCTTTGACCCTGAGGGCATGAAGGATCTCATCCTGCAGCTGGACTACCCGTACACACAAGGCACTCAGGAGGCAGCGTTCATGATGCTTCTGGAGATGAGAGACCGGGTCAACCGTCTGTCTCCTCCCGCCCCCCGGCCCCTGGACCTGTTCAGCTGCCTTCTGCGCCATCGCCTAAAGCTGCCGGCCGGCGAGGTGGAGCGCATCAGAGCCTCCTTGACGTTGTTCCACTCCAAGCTCCCCAACAGCCCACCAGAACCGGAGCTAGCACAGCTATGTAGCTAGCTAGATCCAGCTAGCATAACTAGCTAGCAGAACTCAGCTAGCTAAACTCTGTGAACCTGATTCAGCCAGCTAAACTCAGCTAGCTAAACCAAGCTAGCTAAACTCAGCTAGCTTGACTCAGCTAGAATATCTCAACTAGCTACACTTAGCCAGCCTGACACAGCAAGCTAACTCAGACAGCCTGACTCAGCTAGCTAATCCAACTAGCTAAACTCAGAAGGGGTTAGGATCATCGGGAAGGAGCCGAACCAAACGGATACCTGAGATTCAGAACAACAAACAATTGAAGCTTTGAAAGCCAACTTTCTGATACTACTTATTTTTTCTCAGTGTTTTCAAACAGCATGCCTGAGAAGAGTTTCTGTTGCCCTGCAGTGAGACTTAAAGCCTCTGTAGTTCCTCTGGTGAACGTACCAAACGCTGGACCGCAGTGAACACACTGAGAATCAAATATAATGGAACATGGATGGTCCTTTTCCAAATGCTTTGCTTACGAAACTCCAGCCATTAGGAACccatggtggtgaaggtggcTCCACCCACCTGCTGATTGTCTTTGAGGGTTTTATTTATTCTGTCCTCCATTTTAAATG is a window of Gadus macrocephalus chromosome 8, ASM3116895v1 DNA encoding:
- the brinp2 gene encoding BMP/retinoic acid-inducible neural-specific protein 2 — encoded protein: MTTRWPIRRERCCSCASGLSSMLLWTLLLFSSSSASSASSSSSSSSSSSRVGVLGGGQLDWLLSERGPFHRCPEYTEFRDRFLQSFSTRYKIYREFSHWKVSSLVTEKRDSPRAPLPLAPEFLRNLRLLGRRPTLQQINENLIKKYGTHFLVSATLGGEESLTIFLDKQKLNRKSDSGSGNSSVVSLELLHQLAASYFTDREITLRRLHHLQIATSAIKVTETRTGPLGCSNYDSLDSVSSVLVHSPENKIHLQGLQAVLPGFLRGRFVEAALSYVACSSEGELLCHNNDCWCRCSAHFPACNCPFADIRVMEENLKKSNDAWSEFKKHFMESDEFKSFLRRLPTHHFLNVSQIAESWTGDLQLQKRFAQLEVSSALILGKARKTVRKLFTLSRRCPRRPRIHLPRERGLSSWWSGVQSLLYCSERGALGSFSEEGRSCTCPAEQPSCQGSVPCVVGSSPSSCSACAPDNTTRCGACHHSNFLHFGSCRPSVAASLDRYLNFDLDMADSEVKYLLQRLDSRVEVHAIYISNDVRLGSWFNPAWRKRMLLTLKSNKNKSNLLHMLMGISFQICSTKNSTLEPVPAIYVNPFGGSHSESWFMPVNQPVFPDWERTRLDPPMTTALCYNWTLTLGNKWKSFFETVHIYLRSRIVTDDPVVNETLFYEPLDGEDQTSNMGSMKINSLKVFGYSMPFDPEGMKDLILQLDYPYTQGTQEAAFMMLLEMRDRVNRLSPPAPRPLDLFSCLLRHRLKLPAGEVERIRASLTLFHSKLPNSPPEPELAQLCS